Proteins encoded within one genomic window of Cytophagales bacterium:
- a CDS encoding dihydrofolate reductase encodes MKISMIAAMSRNRVIGKDNDIPWHLPDDFKFFKDTTKHHHVIMGRKNYESLPHKFRPLPDRTNIIITRQDAYPVEGATVVASLEAALEISKKAGEEEAFIIGGGEIYRLGLAIAETIYLTEIDGEIDGDVFFPEFDKEVWREVARSHHPTDDRHKFAFDYVTYEKI; translated from the coding sequence ATGAAAATCTCCATGATAGCGGCCATGAGCCGTAACCGTGTCATCGGGAAAGACAATGACATTCCCTGGCATTTGCCGGATGATTTCAAGTTTTTCAAGGATACGACAAAGCATCACCATGTGATCATGGGCCGAAAGAACTACGAGTCGTTGCCTCACAAGTTCAGACCGCTACCGGATCGTACCAACATCATCATCACTCGTCAGGATGCCTATCCGGTGGAAGGGGCGACAGTTGTTGCTTCACTCGAAGCAGCACTGGAGATTTCCAAAAAAGCAGGTGAAGAAGAAGCGTTTATCATTGGCGGAGGGGAGATCTATCGCCTGGGACTGGCTATTGCGGAAACGATCTACCTGACGGAGATAGACGGAGAAATTGACGGAGATGTGTTTTTTCCTGAATTTGATAAAGAAGTTTGGCGAGAAGTGGCACGCAGCCATCATCCTACGGACGATCGACATAAGTTTGCTTTTGATTATGTTACTTACGAAAAAATCTGA
- a CDS encoding M12 family metallo-peptidase yields MRLTFIYFFVLLAFGVQSQNTWQAPHSSQRLADDQWKDMETIRMGLNDQALVEALAVSGKAVQPMQFPMPDGTFRSFSMQEASILAPGLQAKFPEIRTYKGTNELGETIRIDVNPKGFHGIMFTREGTVYIDPETSGSNDYVSYYRQEFKNKREAPAFDEALIEKPATPLRKVQRSAQMKTNYGRSSGTELKSYRIAIAASNDYTEFHGGSVSDALAAIVTTMNRVTGIYESELAVTFVIIDNNDELIFTNASSDPYADLDGDGAIIQENQEVLDRIIGSANYDIGHIFKTGSSGLAGLGVVCNANRKGQGVTGLDSPQGDPFDVDFVAHEIGHQFGGNHTFNGSAGSCSGANRNPSTAYEPGSGSTIMAYAGICFAHNIQNNSDAFFHAVSLEEILTYTTDFEGGNCPTVTATGNTPPEVSAPEGGFTIPIGTPFSLTASGSDADGDAITYSWEQYDLGDAGSPDLPGRTSPLFRSFSPTTSPTRYFPRLGDLLNNTTVFGEILPANSREMNFRVTVRDNNSAGGGTNEANVQFNTTDQAGPFRVTSQNASVTYPGGSSQLIEWDVANTDKAPISLENVQILLSTDGGATFSEVLSESTANDGAEFVLMPNENIADARIMVAAVGNVFFNVNQSSFEIQQDSEPGFSFLVSEVPGITCNNTIDFTVEAVAVNGFSEAINLTFATDNTGLTVSASQTSLSPGESITLTIENSEEIGEKSITLRGTAGDIQSESAFSFSFLSIPAERPGEILPLNQESGVDLDVDFSWSEVTGATSYNFTLATDEIFTDILVESLGQVATSFSLSEDLISSTTYHWKVAGVNECGIGPEAEQTFTTAFVQEVDLAASDLPLDITDFNTTTSVIEVTQNVSVGEVKVEGLDITHTFVGDMTIILTSPAGTAVTLFREQCGSAGDILISFDDGADEATACPPNDDGTYQPLEALSAFENEDAMGNWTLSVADNGPGDQGSINAWNLVLVVGTEAIALTAATESADQVDIAWNDISIDEGYEIEQALGDDDFQKVSEVAANVTSATFTGLESSTEYRYRVRAILPAGFSEYSNIAQVVTLPDPPEAPSNLEGSFDSEGRILLSWTDNSDVEEGFTLDRAAGNGEFTELASLVANITSFRDDNTERGVDYAYRVSAFNVSGTSDPSNEITVLVLSSERLDPSMIYPNPTAEAITVSASVAQNFERLTIYDLKGSILIRSSLNQNESISIDLSRLDPGLYFVQLADANDNKQVLKIVKTR; encoded by the coding sequence ATGAGATTAACCTTTATCTACTTCTTTGTTCTATTGGCATTTGGTGTCCAGAGCCAAAATACCTGGCAAGCCCCACATAGCAGTCAACGATTGGCTGATGACCAGTGGAAGGACATGGAAACTATCCGGATGGGGTTGAATGATCAGGCCCTTGTCGAGGCATTGGCTGTTTCTGGTAAAGCAGTACAACCAATGCAATTTCCTATGCCTGATGGGACATTTCGATCATTTTCAATGCAGGAAGCATCCATCCTTGCGCCGGGATTACAAGCGAAATTTCCTGAGATAAGGACATATAAAGGAACGAATGAGTTGGGTGAAACCATTCGGATCGATGTAAACCCGAAAGGATTCCATGGCATCATGTTCACCCGAGAGGGGACTGTTTACATAGACCCTGAAACATCCGGTTCCAATGATTATGTGAGTTATTACCGTCAGGAGTTCAAGAACAAGCGAGAAGCACCTGCTTTCGACGAAGCACTTATCGAAAAACCTGCTACACCTTTACGGAAAGTACAGCGGTCGGCTCAAATGAAAACGAATTACGGTCGTTCCAGTGGTACGGAGTTAAAATCTTATCGCATCGCGATTGCAGCGAGTAATGATTACACGGAATTTCATGGAGGCTCGGTTTCCGACGCTTTAGCAGCAATTGTCACTACCATGAATCGGGTGACTGGAATCTACGAAAGTGAGCTTGCCGTAACGTTTGTGATCATTGATAATAATGATGAACTCATTTTTACTAATGCCTCAAGTGATCCTTACGCTGATTTGGACGGAGATGGAGCAATCATACAAGAAAATCAGGAAGTTTTGGACCGAATTATAGGTTCAGCGAATTATGATATCGGACATATTTTCAAAACTGGAAGCAGCGGACTGGCTGGATTGGGTGTTGTTTGTAATGCCAACAGGAAAGGACAGGGAGTAACCGGACTTGATTCACCTCAAGGTGATCCTTTTGATGTGGATTTTGTGGCGCACGAGATTGGTCACCAATTTGGAGGTAATCATACCTTCAATGGATCTGCCGGTAGTTGTTCGGGGGCTAATCGCAATCCCTCGACGGCTTATGAGCCAGGTTCGGGTTCCACCATCATGGCTTACGCAGGAATCTGTTTTGCACATAATATTCAAAATAATTCTGACGCATTTTTTCATGCCGTCTCACTGGAAGAGATTTTAACCTATACGACAGATTTCGAAGGGGGCAATTGCCCGACGGTAACAGCGACCGGGAATACGCCACCGGAGGTAAGTGCCCCGGAAGGAGGGTTCACGATCCCGATAGGGACGCCTTTTTCATTGACTGCAAGCGGTTCTGATGCGGATGGCGATGCCATCACTTATTCCTGGGAGCAATATGATCTGGGTGACGCGGGATCGCCAGACCTGCCTGGTCGTACGTCACCTTTGTTCAGATCTTTTTCGCCAACGACAAGTCCAACTCGATATTTTCCTCGATTAGGTGACTTGTTGAACAATACCACGGTGTTTGGTGAGATATTACCAGCCAATAGTCGTGAAATGAACTTTAGGGTAACCGTGCGCGATAACAACAGTGCGGGAGGAGGTACTAATGAAGCCAACGTGCAGTTCAATACCACCGATCAGGCAGGTCCTTTTCGGGTTACCTCTCAAAATGCATCCGTAACCTATCCGGGAGGATCTTCCCAATTGATTGAATGGGATGTGGCCAACACGGATAAAGCACCGATCAGCCTGGAGAATGTGCAGATATTATTATCCACTGATGGTGGGGCCACTTTTTCTGAGGTATTGAGTGAATCTACTGCAAATGATGGAGCCGAGTTTGTGCTGATGCCCAACGAAAATATAGCCGATGCACGAATCATGGTTGCGGCTGTAGGCAATGTCTTTTTCAATGTGAACCAGAGTAGTTTTGAAATCCAACAAGATAGTGAGCCAGGATTTAGTTTTCTGGTCTCGGAGGTGCCTGGAATCACTTGTAACAACACCATCGATTTTACGGTGGAGGCTGTTGCTGTGAATGGCTTTTCAGAAGCAATTAACTTGACATTTGCTACAGATAATACCGGACTTACTGTATCGGCCTCACAAACCTCCCTATCTCCGGGAGAGTCAATCACCCTGACCATTGAGAATTCTGAAGAAATAGGAGAGAAGTCCATTACACTTCGAGGGACTGCTGGGGATATTCAGAGTGAATCCGCCTTTTCATTCTCCTTTTTATCGATTCCAGCAGAACGTCCGGGAGAGATTTTGCCGCTCAATCAAGAGTCGGGAGTCGACCTGGATGTAGATTTTAGCTGGTCAGAAGTTACTGGAGCCACGAGTTATAATTTCACGTTGGCCACCGATGAAATTTTCACTGACATTTTGGTGGAAAGCCTGGGACAAGTGGCTACCTCTTTTAGTTTGTCGGAAGACCTGATCAGTAGTACAACCTATCATTGGAAAGTTGCGGGTGTGAATGAATGTGGAATAGGCCCTGAAGCCGAACAAACATTTACGACCGCTTTTGTTCAGGAAGTCGATTTAGCAGCAAGCGACCTGCCATTAGATATCACGGATTTTAATACAACCACTTCCGTTATTGAAGTGACTCAGAACGTGAGCGTGGGTGAGGTAAAAGTAGAAGGCCTGGACATCACGCATACGTTTGTGGGGGATATGACCATTATCCTGACTTCTCCTGCGGGTACCGCCGTAACGCTTTTTAGAGAGCAATGTGGAAGTGCCGGAGATATACTCATCAGTTTTGATGATGGGGCTGATGAAGCTACAGCATGTCCTCCTAATGATGACGGAACTTACCAGCCTTTAGAGGCCCTTTCGGCTTTCGAAAATGAAGATGCCATGGGTAACTGGACCCTGTCAGTTGCTGATAATGGACCTGGAGATCAGGGCTCCATTAATGCCTGGAATTTGGTGCTTGTCGTAGGAACCGAGGCGATTGCTTTAACGGCTGCTACTGAGTCCGCGGATCAGGTAGATATAGCCTGGAATGACATCAGCATTGATGAAGGATATGAAATTGAGCAGGCGCTTGGAGATGACGATTTTCAGAAAGTATCGGAAGTAGCCGCTAATGTCACTTCTGCCACTTTTACAGGCTTAGAATCATCAACGGAATACCGTTATAGAGTACGAGCGATATTGCCGGCAGGCTTCAGTGAGTATTCGAATATTGCTCAGGTTGTTACCTTACCCGACCCACCGGAAGCTCCCTCTAATCTGGAGGGAAGTTTTGATAGCGAAGGGCGTATTCTCCTGAGCTGGACGGACAACAGTGACGTAGAAGAAGGTTTTACTCTCGATCGCGCCGCCGGAAACGGCGAGTTTACCGAATTAGCGAGTCTGGTTGCGAACATCACTAGTTTCCGTGATGACAATACAGAGAGAGGAGTGGACTATGCTTATCGGGTTAGCGCATTCAATGTGTCT
- the fmt gene encoding methionyl-tRNA formyltransferase, translated as MRIVFMGTPEFAVPSLRILVENGFNVVGVITAPDRPKGRGKKLATSAVKDYALDAGLNILQPTNLKNPEFQQTLRDLKADLQVVVAFRMLPEAVWDMPPIGTFNLHGSLLPQYRGAAPINWAIINGEKETGITTFFLKHEIDTGEIIFQKKEPIAYEDNVGTVYIRLMQKGAELVLKTAQAIANGEYPSVPQVVPEDLKHAPKIFRETCEIDWSKSAEAVRNHIRGLSPYPAAWTTFQGKNLKVFASELVDSKLKTNIGDIQSDWKTYLHVRTGDGVLSLTDVQLEGKKRMAVADLLRGLNPS; from the coding sequence ATGCGAATAGTATTCATGGGGACACCCGAATTTGCGGTGCCCAGTCTAAGGATTTTGGTAGAAAATGGGTTCAATGTAGTAGGTGTGATCACGGCACCGGACAGACCCAAAGGGAGAGGTAAAAAACTGGCCACTTCAGCGGTGAAAGATTATGCCCTGGATGCGGGATTGAATATCTTACAACCCACCAATCTAAAAAATCCTGAGTTTCAGCAAACGCTTAGAGACCTGAAAGCGGACTTACAGGTTGTCGTGGCCTTCAGGATGTTGCCGGAAGCAGTTTGGGACATGCCGCCTATCGGGACATTCAACCTGCATGGATCACTGCTGCCACAATATCGGGGAGCGGCCCCTATCAATTGGGCGATCATCAATGGCGAGAAGGAGACTGGCATTACCACGTTTTTCCTGAAGCATGAGATAGATACGGGTGAGATCATCTTTCAGAAAAAAGAACCCATCGCATACGAGGACAATGTCGGTACAGTTTACATTCGATTGATGCAGAAAGGAGCGGAATTGGTATTGAAGACGGCTCAGGCCATTGCCAATGGTGAGTATCCAAGCGTACCGCAAGTCGTGCCCGAAGACCTGAAACATGCACCTAAGATCTTCCGCGAGACTTGTGAAATTGATTGGTCTAAATCTGCAGAAGCCGTGCGGAATCATATCCGTGGCTTATCTCCTTACCCAGCAGCCTGGACCACCTTTCAAGGGAAGAATCTGAAAGTGTTTGCTTCGGAATTAGTTGATTCGAAACTGAAAACCAACATTGGTGACATCCAGTCTGATTGGAAAACCTACTTGCATGTTCGGACCGGAGATGGCGTGTTGTCATTGACGGACGTACAACTTGAAGGTAAAAAACGCATGGCTGTGGCAGATTTATTGCGTGGCCTGAATCCTTCTTGA
- a CDS encoding DUF1343 domain-containing protein yields MVRNYLIALIFTLNLSCGQERAPKESVTVAPMLTGAEQLEAYLPKLEGKRVGLCINHSAIVGDGHLLDTLMALGIEVKKVFTPEHGFTGVADAGEKVDYDENEQAFELISLYGSNRKPTDEQMADLDVVVYDIQDVGARFYTYISTMTYLMDACAKNDISFLVLDRPNPNGSYVDGPVLDTAYRSFVGLHPVPIVHGLTSGEFAKMINGEGWLSSGLSCELDVVTCKNWDHSMPYSLPLKPSPNLPDDQSIALYPSLCLFEQTMFSVGRGTERAFQQIGHPDYPDTSFYFIPESREGASSPLFEGQQCFGVDYAQEPIQYAFTVQPLIDLYAAMESEAFFKPYFHRLAGTKALQTQIEAGLSESEIRASWEPALTDFKNKRKKYLLYSED; encoded by the coding sequence ATGGTCCGAAATTATTTGATCGCATTGATTTTTACCCTCAACCTGAGCTGTGGACAGGAACGGGCGCCAAAGGAGTCCGTGACAGTTGCTCCGATGCTCACAGGGGCGGAACAATTGGAAGCTTACCTGCCGAAATTGGAGGGCAAGCGCGTAGGGCTTTGTATCAATCATTCGGCGATTGTTGGTGACGGACACTTATTGGATACTTTGATGGCGTTAGGTATCGAGGTAAAGAAGGTTTTCACTCCTGAACATGGGTTCACGGGTGTGGCGGATGCTGGTGAAAAAGTGGATTATGATGAAAATGAACAAGCTTTTGAACTCATTTCATTGTACGGATCGAACAGAAAGCCAACGGATGAACAAATGGCAGATCTGGATGTGGTCGTGTATGACATTCAGGACGTGGGCGCGCGGTTTTACACTTACATCAGTACGATGACCTACCTGATGGATGCCTGTGCTAAAAATGATATTTCATTTCTGGTGCTGGACCGACCCAATCCCAATGGGAGCTATGTTGACGGGCCTGTATTGGATACGGCTTATCGGTCTTTCGTTGGATTGCATCCTGTACCGATTGTCCACGGGCTGACTTCCGGAGAGTTTGCGAAGATGATCAATGGAGAAGGTTGGTTGTCCAGTGGGTTGTCCTGTGAATTGGACGTAGTTACTTGTAAGAACTGGGACCATTCCATGCCTTACAGCTTACCGTTGAAGCCATCTCCGAATTTACCTGATGATCAAAGCATAGCCTTGTATCCCAGCCTGTGTTTATTTGAGCAAACCATGTTTTCCGTAGGTAGAGGAACAGAGCGTGCGTTTCAGCAAATCGGGCATCCTGATTATCCAGATACATCGTTTTATTTCATTCCGGAGAGTAGGGAGGGCGCCTCATCACCTTTGTTCGAAGGTCAGCAATGCTTTGGAGTGGATTATGCACAGGAACCAATCCAGTATGCATTTACCGTACAGCCTTTGATCGATCTGTATGCGGCCATGGAAAGCGAGGCTTTTTTTAAGCCTTATTTTCACCGGTTGGCCGGAACGAAAGCCTTACAAACGCAAATAGAAGCAGGCTTAAGTGAGTCAGAAATACGAGCAAGTTGGGAACCCGCATTGACAGACTTTAAAAACAAGCGCAAAAAATACCTGCTTTATTCCGAAGACTGA
- a CDS encoding S8 family serine peptidase, producing MRRIVILTLIFLGGLVIAQAQQKYVLPKGVAQSQIQPGVLVFKLKQESSGYQRNAYSLTNLPFKAESIAPVPYRKAFAKNGEDVSVLRGIYKVYVHKDSDVITLCNLLMSDDEIAYAEPIFKEELLIVPSDPEAETDGGAQSYLSVIQAYEAWDLSQGSEDIIIGVIDTGADLDHEDLAGNLYVNEVELINGIDDDNNGFIDDRTGYDFADDDPDPQSDGSGHGSQVGGLAAADTDNGVGIAGLGFKSKLAPLKAFLTTTTESAGNYDAIIYAADNDYDVINLSWGSINTFSQFNQDIIDYAVLENDVVVIAAAGNSSTEVNFYPAAYEHVLAVGATKLDDTKSDFATYGNFIDISAPGSAIYTTTNDTYGNYWGSSFAAPMVAGVAGLIRSEYPNLNAEEVMERLRVTADDIDGVNADFIGKLGKGRLNAFRALNDANLKSIRVSNFTVSGENDQVFYFGDSISIDIELENFLEDIDQGVLSLSDATLALEYLTSEINFGSIAHADTTSIESISAVIASDAEPGSVIDIRVNLEDGDYTDFQQFSLTLAPDHLDLEGGQATLTLGGNGELGRVASGTAGTGLVLGTNTLASEIGLILTTGVDSVIDNAPLIFGTSKNSDFQVEQHIKPYRNSAADKYVFNTFIEQDTLGVKIEQSTMSWEELDSALVLSYRIVNNSGSAIDSLAVGMFINWELNNPLANQATWDQANTAYAFDNDSSIWAGYRILTDGVVRHAALDLSDENENMADLDSVFSDSLKYTFLVRENLESAGSDGGNDIADMLGALLTDLEPNQASTITFLLGFGRDQQEMEDRLDAAEGLFGEFEENPPVISEEVSCEGGMMEIAPLRGASFNFYADFEKQDTLGIGSSLLFGPVNSDTVIYVSAADSTYEGPLRRIDIRFLEQIARFSASTEVVYLGENDNLVTFTDESFNAIGWDWDFGNGIRATVENPTVVYNEPGNYTVTLVVENSDGCSGTFLRQVEVLYRPEPLGLSSLETCFGDDLTIAATEGNSIRIYESLTEEIPAFEGSAFEWRFVTADTLIYVSSLVNGHESHREAVTIEVYDVLPEFTIISALDSANTDYLWLVNQTPASVEASWVINGLEALGDTVVYEAGFSQLDVTLSITSGFGCSGTAREMVELVPAPLPEFTPPAIICRGDQVIVEPSNGTYFGFFDSADPEGTFMKAESIILDSLIQPVDLRIFGIDGGVPGDTLQVLLSPNAFEFLIIANPDTLYLDQDRSVDFSLDTMVFSPQWFLNDELAELLETPIFSFDTAGVYQIHVIAQDEDGCVHKASMDYLVFAETPIVLHTDLEFMISIFPNPVQAELVIDVPSEINRAYIFDLKGTLVLEFDESDRVPAKLDVSFLETGVYVIQLHLPGQVVTRKFRKE from the coding sequence GTGAGGAGAATCGTAATACTGACGCTTATTTTTCTAGGAGGCCTGGTCATCGCTCAGGCACAACAAAAGTATGTCCTGCCCAAAGGGGTAGCCCAAAGTCAGATTCAACCCGGTGTACTGGTGTTTAAGCTTAAGCAGGAATCTTCCGGCTATCAACGAAACGCCTATTCTCTTACTAACCTGCCTTTCAAAGCAGAATCCATTGCTCCCGTTCCTTACCGAAAAGCCTTCGCCAAAAATGGCGAGGATGTATCTGTGCTACGGGGCATTTATAAAGTCTATGTTCATAAGGATTCAGATGTGATCACACTTTGTAATTTGCTGATGTCCGATGATGAAATTGCGTATGCTGAGCCCATTTTTAAGGAAGAGTTGTTAATTGTGCCATCGGACCCGGAGGCTGAGACAGATGGAGGAGCGCAGAGCTATCTCAGCGTGATTCAGGCTTATGAAGCATGGGACTTATCGCAAGGAAGTGAAGACATTATCATAGGTGTGATTGATACAGGAGCGGACCTGGACCATGAAGACCTTGCAGGTAACCTGTACGTCAATGAGGTGGAGCTCATCAATGGCATCGATGATGATAACAATGGATTCATCGATGATCGTACAGGATACGATTTTGCCGATGATGACCCAGACCCACAATCCGACGGGAGCGGCCACGGAAGTCAGGTCGGAGGATTGGCAGCGGCTGATACGGACAATGGTGTTGGTATTGCTGGATTGGGTTTTAAGTCCAAATTAGCGCCGCTGAAAGCTTTTTTGACTACCACTACAGAATCTGCGGGTAACTACGATGCAATCATCTATGCGGCTGACAATGACTATGATGTGATCAATCTTTCCTGGGGGTCAATCAATACCTTTTCACAATTCAATCAGGACATCATCGACTATGCGGTGCTGGAAAATGATGTAGTGGTCATAGCCGCTGCGGGAAACAGTAGTACGGAAGTAAATTTCTATCCGGCAGCCTATGAACATGTACTCGCTGTAGGAGCTACGAAGCTTGACGATACGAAATCCGACTTTGCTACCTACGGTAATTTCATTGACATTTCGGCTCCTGGTTCAGCGATTTACACCACGACGAATGATACTTATGGCAACTACTGGGGCTCCTCTTTTGCAGCGCCAATGGTGGCTGGAGTAGCAGGTTTGATCCGCTCAGAATACCCCAATTTGAACGCTGAGGAGGTGATGGAACGCCTGCGTGTAACAGCCGATGATATTGATGGTGTGAACGCTGATTTTATTGGGAAACTCGGGAAAGGTCGATTGAATGCTTTTCGTGCCCTGAATGACGCAAACTTAAAGTCGATCCGTGTCAGCAACTTTACGGTATCTGGTGAAAATGATCAGGTATTTTACTTCGGTGATTCGATATCGATTGATATTGAACTGGAAAATTTCCTGGAAGATATTGATCAGGGAGTGCTGTCGCTTTCTGACGCTACCTTAGCACTCGAGTATCTTACAAGTGAGATCAACTTTGGAAGCATTGCCCATGCGGATACAACCAGTATCGAGTCTATCTCGGCGGTCATAGCCTCAGATGCGGAACCTGGTTCGGTAATTGATATTCGAGTGAATTTGGAAGATGGGGACTATACTGACTTTCAACAATTTTCGTTGACCCTTGCTCCTGATCATCTTGATCTGGAAGGAGGGCAGGCGACTCTAACGCTTGGAGGAAACGGTGAGTTAGGACGAGTAGCATCGGGTACAGCAGGTACTGGCCTTGTTTTGGGAACAAATACACTGGCTTCTGAAATAGGTCTGATCCTGACGACTGGGGTGGATTCCGTGATCGACAATGCCCCGTTGATATTCGGAACGTCGAAAAATTCGGATTTTCAAGTTGAACAGCACATCAAACCGTACCGAAATTCAGCAGCGGATAAGTATGTTTTCAATACCTTCATCGAGCAAGATACGCTCGGGGTGAAAATAGAACAATCGACTATGTCATGGGAGGAGCTTGATAGTGCCCTCGTCCTATCTTATCGCATCGTTAACAACAGTGGAAGCGCGATCGATAGCCTGGCCGTAGGCATGTTCATTAACTGGGAACTGAACAATCCATTGGCCAACCAGGCCACATGGGATCAGGCCAATACAGCTTATGCTTTCGATAATGATTCCAGCATTTGGGCAGGTTACAGAATCTTAACAGATGGTGTCGTCAGGCATGCAGCTCTGGATCTTTCTGATGAAAATGAAAACATGGCCGACCTGGATAGTGTGTTTTCGGATTCGTTGAAATATACATTTTTGGTAAGGGAAAATCTGGAATCTGCAGGGAGTGATGGAGGTAATGATATAGCCGATATGCTGGGAGCATTATTAACAGATCTAGAACCAAACCAGGCATCAACCATTACCTTCCTTCTGGGATTCGGAAGGGATCAGCAGGAAATGGAAGATCGACTTGATGCTGCGGAAGGTCTGTTTGGGGAATTTGAAGAAAATCCACCGGTGATTAGCGAGGAGGTTTCTTGTGAAGGGGGCATGATGGAGATAGCTCCGTTAAGAGGTGCGTCCTTCAACTTTTATGCAGATTTTGAAAAGCAAGATACCCTGGGCATTGGTTCATCCTTACTTTTTGGGCCGGTTAATTCGGATACGGTCATTTACGTTAGTGCTGCAGATAGCACTTATGAAGGGCCATTACGACGCATAGACATCCGGTTCCTTGAACAAATTGCCAGATTTAGCGCATCTACAGAAGTGGTTTATTTAGGAGAAAATGATAACCTCGTGACCTTTACCGATGAAAGTTTCAACGCCATTGGCTGGGACTGGGATTTCGGAAATGGGATTCGCGCTACTGTCGAAAATCCTACGGTAGTTTACAATGAACCCGGCAATTATACGGTCACCTTAGTAGTCGAAAACTCAGACGGGTGTTCTGGGACTTTTTTACGTCAGGTTGAAGTGTTGTATCGCCCTGAACCTCTAGGCTTAAGCTCCCTGGAGACCTGCTTTGGAGATGATCTAACCATAGCCGCAACAGAAGGTAATAGCATAAGGATTTATGAGAGTCTAACGGAAGAAATACCAGCTTTTGAAGGATCAGCATTTGAATGGCGGTTTGTCACTGCTGACACCTTGATCTACGTTTCAAGTTTGGTAAACGGTCATGAAAGCCATAGAGAGGCGGTTACTATTGAGGTGTATGACGTTTTGCCTGAGTTTACCATCATCTCTGCACTAGATTCCGCAAATACGGACTACCTGTGGCTTGTCAACCAGACGCCAGCTTCGGTGGAAGCGTCCTGGGTCATTAATGGTCTCGAAGCGCTGGGAGATACGGTAGTTTATGAAGCTGGATTTAGCCAACTGGATGTGACCCTGAGTATTACTTCGGGTTTTGGATGCTCGGGAACGGCCCGTGAAATGGTAGAACTTGTTCCAGCACCTTTACCGGAATTCACACCTCCGGCCATCATTTGTCGAGGAGATCAGGTAATCGTAGAGCCATCGAACGGGACTTATTTCGGTTTTTTTGATTCAGCTGATCCCGAAGGAACGTTTATGAAGGCTGAATCAATCATTCTAGATAGCCTCATTCAGCCAGTAGACCTGCGCATTTTTGGTATAGATGGAGGCGTTCCCGGAGATACACTGCAAGTATTACTATCGCCTAATGCTTTTGAGTTTTTGATCATTGCCAATCCGGACACATTGTATCTTGATCAGGATCGTAGCGTGGATTTTTCACTGGATACTATGGTTTTTTCACCGCAGTGGTTTTTGAATGATGAGCTTGCTGAATTGTTAGAGACACCCATATTTTCATTTGATACGGCAGGCGTCTATCAGATCCATGTGATCGCCCAGGATGAAGACGGTTGTGTTCATAAAGCCTCAATGGATTACCTTGTTTTTGCCGAAACGCCTATTGTTCTTCATACAGATTTGGAATTTATGATCAGTATTTTTCCAAATCCGGTTCAGGCTGAACTTGTCATTGATGTCCCTTCCGAAATTAACCGTGCATATATTTTTGATTTGAAAGGAACTTTGGTGCTTGAATTTGATGAGTCCGATAGGGTTCCTGCCAAGTTGGATGTATCATTTCTGGAAACAGGTGTCTATGTCATTCAGTTGCATTTGCCAGGCCAGGTAGTCACCAGGAAGTTTCGAAAAGAATAA
- a CDS encoding SDR family oxidoreductase gives MKSFEGKTVWVTGASSGIGEAMAYQLSNEGANLIISARRMEELERVQANCANPEKVRVLKLDLADAFSLPQKAKEAETFFDDGIDLLINNGGVSQRERAIDTKIEVDRQIMEINYFGTIGLTKAVLKGMVERKKGHFVVITSAVGIISTPLRSSYAAAKHALHGFFDSLRTEHYDDNIRVTIALPGFIRTNISINALVGDGSKQNTMDKAQANGMTAEECARQILLAVRRKKEEVYIGGLKEKMGIYVKRFFPSLFSIMVRKMSVT, from the coding sequence ATGAAGTCATTTGAAGGGAAAACCGTTTGGGTAACCGGAGCGTCTTCCGGAATTGGAGAGGCAATGGCCTATCAATTGAGTAACGAAGGAGCAAACCTGATCATCTCTGCCCGTCGAATGGAAGAACTGGAACGCGTCCAGGCAAACTGTGCCAACCCAGAGAAGGTGCGTGTACTCAAACTAGACCTTGCTGATGCGTTTTCCTTGCCTCAAAAAGCCAAAGAGGCCGAGACGTTCTTCGATGATGGTATAGACCTGCTGATCAATAACGGAGGTGTCAGCCAGCGAGAACGAGCGATTGATACCAAAATAGAGGTAGATCGTCAGATCATGGAGATCAATTACTTTGGGACCATTGGACTGACCAAGGCTGTGCTCAAAGGAATGGTGGAGCGTAAGAAAGGTCACTTTGTGGTGATCACTTCGGCAGTCGGAATCATTAGTACGCCTTTGCGGTCTTCTTATGCAGCTGCCAAACATGCCTTGCACGGCTTTTTTGATTCGCTCAGGACCGAACATTACGATGACAATATCAGGGTAACCATTGCTTTGCCGGGCTTCATTCGGACCAATATCTCTATCAATGCTTTGGTAGGTGATGGTAGCAAACAAAATACGATGGACAAGGCGCAGGCCAATGGCATGACTGCTGAAGAATGTGCCCGTCAAATCCTATTAGCTGTCAGACGCAAGAAGGAAGAAGTCTACATCGGAGGTCTCAAAGAAAAGATGGGTATCTATGTCAAACGCTTCTTTCCATCGCTGTTCAGCATCATGGTGCGGAAGATGAGTGTCACCTGA